The window tctgattaattttattttggtCACATACATTTGGAACAGAAAAAGTAGATtcatatgtgaaaacaaaacaactttctAAAAAATAACATCATACCTTACTTTTGGCTGAACACTTTATAGTTTTGAGTAGGAACGCCTTCCTTATATCTATCACGTCcctgaaaaaaatctgtgtgcAGTCTGGTTTGTGTGATTTTGGTGATACTCTTGCCAAAGAGCTGCAGGTTTCTTCTCAGCTGTTGCTTTGGTCAATGTGGCTCCGATATCATAAGGACTACTTTGGTGAAATATGGTGGCGTTCTATGGGCAAGGggtgttttggtgtgtgttgtgtgtgtgtttttatatataagatgaaaaaaaacactggattgAACTGCAGGATTAATGACATTTATATGACACATACACAGTGGTTTGTGCGACTCCTGCATTATTCAGGAACAAAGCATTTTACTGCTACAAAGCGGTCCAGATCCCCTAGGTCTAACTGGTGTGgtaaatgacattttctttgttttattgtcagttaaaaatatacattatagtTGCAAATATTAAATGACCCATGTCCTATCTAGGTATCAGGTTTGCCAAACTAAAAACTATAACTAGAAGGGGCATTTTCCCCTGGAAGCAATTTGTCCTTATGAAATCTACTAGAAATTAAAGTCCTATTAAAATCAGATTCTATcgcaaattaaatatttaatttcttcGACTCCAAGAAGAAACACTGATGTCATCCTTGTGTTTTCCTCCCCTCAGCCAAAGCTGCTGCAGAGCACTGACCCACAGGAATGACCAGCACCACAAACCTGAGGACCTTCTTTGTGGAGGGGAAGGATCTAATCATTTTTGAGCAGTTGCCAACTAAATGATTCACTTGTAACAAATTCCTTTTATACGAGTGGGAACAAGATACACGTTTCTAAGAGTGTTGATTCATAGTTTTGAAATAGAATCCAGTTTTTACTGCTTCTGCACTTACATTGCACAGTTAAGTAATAATTTATAACACGAGTGAATTGCTTTTATCTGCAAATTATCTGTTCTGCAGTTTGGTCTGGATTTATTTGAGTCAATAAGAGAAGAGTGGAATGAAAGTCAAAGCCAATATGCTAGATTACAGTGTGCAGGTTTTGAcatgaatcatttatttatttcctttttttttgagtgACATGCTTGTTGACCAATttctactttactttttttctcatgtaaTTCAACACTGTCACCCAATGATCACAGTCCTATCAACCAGTAAAAAATGCATTAGAATATAATGTGCAAACAATATAGttcaaacacatgaaaatgtgcagtcattacagaaaataaatgcaagATAAAACAAGCTAATTGTTTGGTGTCTGTGTCCTAATACATTACAGTTatacacaaaacatacagtTAATCTGATACTTGCATTCTTTCGTCCTAACATAAAGTTGAGATgcagttttatctttgtattattttttatcatctgttctgtacagataaaaaacagacaattttCCTGGGAAGATATTCAAACTGCCAGAACACACAATGACATATACTtataaacaatgaataaaagTCTTATAACAATGTCCACTCACTTGTTTTTCTCAAAAACTTTTAACCTTAACACATGACCttggagtttgcccagttggCAACTGTGTGTACCAATAGTGACTCCAGATAGTGTGTTCCTGATATGCTATTCAGGATCCAAATGAAATAATTAGCAATTCCCACTTCCTACCAATATGTGACTCCTAACTCCTTATGCATGGGTGTCTTTTGCAGGTtgtttaaccctaaccctagagGACAAGGTAAGGAACTTGGATGTCCCTAAAGAGCAAAGGTAACTAGGTGACTACACATTTCAGCATGCAGATGAGAAGCAGCCTAGAGTTCTGATAGAAATCCATGACTTGATGGGCACAGTTACTGTAGTTGATAGGAATTTACTATTGATATAATTTGAAATAGCATGTCAGAAACAAGGCCATCTGAAATCCCTTTATTTTCAGCCTTTATTTCTTCTATGTACATGTTTTATGAACATATACATTGAATATGGGTATTTATGGGTACTCTGGCTGGCACAGAGTTAATGAAGTATCATCATATCCCAGTCTGAAGCCTGCATAAAGCTGCTCTGAGAATTTAGCATGGAAGGTATGCAGGTGAGTCATGGTGTTTGATGATACGgcgtagaaggacagagtgccagctgACCAGTCCAAAAACACTCCAACCTTTTTGGAGTCGAAGAATGGGACAGATATGCTTGCATCACTCTTCTTGTACCAGGCAGTGTATTTTCCTTGACAGTAGCGCAGACTCCAGGACTGGTCATTGTAGCCTAGGACACAATCATTACCTTTTGCTTTCCTGCTGATTCCTTTATAAGCCACTCCTATACCTGTCCATTCTCCAGTCCACTCGGCTTCCCAGTAGCAACGAGAAGAAAGACCCTCTTTACATAGCACTTGCCCCCAGTCTGTAAATCTCTCAGGGCTGTCAGGATATGGCTGAGATGTTTTCATTcgtgtcatttttttgttgtcttcaGAAAAAGACAGCAGTGAATGGGCCGTGCTCAGATCCATGGTAAGCTCACATGCATCTGATGAAACATAAACAATATAAGATATTCAAACCAGGTGCTTGTACACTGTATTTAAGGATGAATGTGGCTTTGACTGTCTGTGTTAAGGAAATAGTCATTGATTTCTTTGGGAAAACACAAACTTACATTTCTTCAGAGCTGATTTCAAGTAACACTCAGCATTGCCGTTCAAGCTAGGAAAAGTCAAAGAGAGGTTATTTGCAATGTCTTTAGAATCTGCTAAAgccaaaaaaggcaaaacttgtgactttaactttaactcAATGTTTTACCTGACAGTGAGGTGTTCAATGTCCTTCTGTACAGAGGTCAGCAGCTCCATTCCCAGTTGCCCCGGATGATTATAACTCAGATCCAGCTCCTTCAAGTGGGTGGGGTTGGACCTCAGAGCTTCAGCCAAAAATCCACAGCCAATCTCTGTGATTCCACAGAATGGTAGACtgaaattaaagggaaaaaaataaaatgtaattcacAGAATGTAATACAGAATTGTATTCACTGAATATAAGTTAGGACTGGATATGTGTATAGTTTAGATAGCCTGCTGCAGCACTTCACAGACCTCAGTTTTTCTAGTTGACATGTTGGACTggccagtccagcagacagcagttCCACCCCTGAGTCTTTCAGGTCATTATCACTTAGGTCCAGCTCTTTCAGACATGAATTGCTTAGAACAGCTGCAAGTGCTTCACAGCATTTCTCTGCCAGGTTGCATTCTTTAAGCCTAcgagaatttaaaaaaacaacaattaagtCATGTGTGAATTTGTTaactgttttaagacataatTTCAAGACATAATAACCATAAAAATGAGTCGTTTAGCAGCAAGATCTGCAGCCTCCACGGTATTTTTATATTGCGTTTCTCTAGTTCAAATTTCACAGAAAATCTGCAGAACTGCTTTACAACACAAAACTTTAAGAGCAAGAATGTCTCATAGCAGAAAATGTTGAATGAGTGAATAATGGATTTTGCACTTCACACTCGTTTTATATTTTGAGATGATGCACATGGCACCTTTACAATGTGATATGACTGTACAATATGACctaatttgtgcattaaaaaaagacttttaagaagtttataaaaaacaaaaattttaaCATTACATAAAATGGTTGTGATAGGTGCAGaggataatgtttttttctgtactcACAAGGCTACTCTGGATTCTTTGATCACTGGTAACAGTCTCAGAAGACCCTCCTCTGATCTTGAATATTTCCTCAGATCAAACTCATCCAACTCGTCTGTGTTCAGCAACATGAAGACCAGAGCAGACCACTGTGAAGGTGACAGCTCGGTCTCTGACAACCTGCCGGAACTCAGGTAGTTTTGGATCTCCTCCAAAAGAGACTGATCATTTAGCTCACTGAGACAGTGGAAGAGGTTGATGCATCTTTCTGGAGACAGATTTTGCCTGATCTTCTCCTTGATGTACTCAACGATTTCCTCATTTCTTAGTGAACTGCCCTTCATTGTGGTCAGTACGCTCTTCAACAAAGTCTGATTAGATGTCTGTGAGAGGCCAAGAAGGAAACGTAGAAAAAGATCTAGGTGTCCGTTCTCACTCTGCAAGGCCTTATCCACTGCACTGCTTAGGAGACTGGTTATGTCACTGGGAGCCTCCTGGGTGGTGATGGTTTGTTGTGGTTCCAGCAAGTTCTGATTGTTGCAGATGAATGTGTGCAAAACGTGCATTGCCGCAAAAAACTCCTGTATGCTGAGATGCACAAAGCAGTAGACCCTCTCCAGATGAAATCCGACATCATTCTCTGAGATCTGAGTGAAGATTCCTGAATATATCGCAGTATCATTGACGTTGATATTGTACTCATTCAGTTCATTCTCATAGAAGATCATGTTGCCTTTCATCAGGTGCTCAAAGGCCAGTTTTCCAAGCTTCAAGATCATCTCTTCATCCATGTTGACCTGGGACTGAGTTTCAGATGCCTCCTGTCCTGCTGGGTACTTGTGAGTTTTGATCAACGAGTTGTACACCAGAAAgtgtgtgtacatctgtgtCAGAGTCTTGGGCATCTCTCCTCTGTCCCCGTCCTCCTCTACTCTCTTCATTTCTGCTTCTTCTAAAATCTTCTGCAGAACGGTGACAGATATCCAGCTGAAGACTGGTATGTGACACATGATATGGAGGCTCCTGGTTGACTTAACATGTGAGATGACTTTACTGGCCATGTTTTGATCAGAGATTTTTTTCCTGAAGTACTCTTCTTTCTGGGGGTTGTTGAACCCTCGAATCTCTGTCACACGATCAACAAGATCAACTGGAATACGATTTGCAGCTGCAGGCCTGGAGGTGATCCAGATGTGTGCAGAGGGCAGCAGGTTCCCcttgatgaggtttgtcagcagttCATCCACTGAAGCTGGCTCCGAGATGCTGCAGCAGGTCTCATTGTGGGCAAAGTCCAGGGGGAGCCGGCACTCATCCAACCCATCAAATATCAGCACAAGCTTGTACTTGCCAAAATTTGAAATCCCTGATTCTTTTGCCTCTGCAAGAAAATGATGAAGAAGCTGTATCAGCGTGCACTGTCTGTCCCTCATCAGATTCAGCTCCCGAAATGGCAGATTAATTAGGAGTTGGATATCCTGGTTAACCCTTCCCTCTGCCCATTCCAGATTAAACTTCTGTACAGAGATAGTTTTTCCAATACCAGAAATTCCTTTAGTCAGCACGGTTCTGATGAATCTGTCTTGTCCGAGGAGGGGCTCAAAGATGTCTTCGCATTTGATTGGCTTCTCTTCTGTTGCTTGTCTTCTGGTTGCAGCTTCAATCTGcctgacctcatgttcatcattaaTGGCTCCGCTGGCTCCCTCCGTGATGTAGAGCTCGGTGTACACCTTGTTGAGAAGTGTCCGGTTTCCATGCTGTGGCACTCCCTCGTATATGTATTCATACTTTTTCAATTTCTGTCTGAGTTTGCGTTGGCAGACATCAAGCTCACCATAAATGTCTAGttgcacaaataaaacaaagacaatgttATGCATTATTGCATTATTTCATTGCTGAAACGAAAAATGACCTTGTAGCCCCAGAAATTCATTTGGCAGTAAGAAGctatatgaatatatttttgatcAAATTATTCCCTCATCAGCATTTTGGGGGAACACAAAATACATTGATTTTCTTAAATATCCCCTTCAgccatgttttaagatgtatataaaatactctactctgaataatgatttgtgtcaaatgtgttgttttttcccccacaaaaacagttcaattattttgttaaaatccttgaaatgacatctactccttatccctcattaaaaatcccaaAATCTGtaaatttgcaaatatttttcatttcaaaagtttaaagtccccctcctctcgaaaatatgtttttattcttgttcctgcagttggatgtttgagcagACTGAtttatgtgcagtttgacactagaaggctgttttcacattcatctgctaaaGGGGGAAAGTTTCGCTGTTCTCATTGAAAATCTGTAAGGGGTGGGTCTATGAGCCcaatttgtgacattacaaatGGTCACAAATTGCATTATATACttttaggacttgaatggaaatctgatcacattttaggtcatgtTTCTGCAGAAATAGaacaaattctaaagggttcacaaactttcaagcagcactatacatcattctgcacagagaagaccATCCAACTGAAGttacaataagcaaaacacatttttgagtggagggggactttaaattttggaattaaattgattaaatatgaaataagaaAATAGTACAATATCTCAGATATTTTCATTCTCCTACTCTTGGTACTTACGTTTCTCCAGTTGATTAGCAAGCTCTCTTTGGCCTATGTCCTTTAAGACATGTAGTGTTATCTTCAGAGCCCCCTCACTGGCACTGCTGTCTTCCTGTTTATCTTCAGTAGTCAATCTGTCCTTATCCTGGTTTTCACTCTCAGAAGATTGTGACAGGTGTGGAAAGAGCATCCTTTTATACTTTCTAAGCTCTCTCTGCCAAATGAGTGTGCCACAAACTTCCACCAACTGTAATGGAGAAAGTGGAATTAATAAAGCTTTTATActgtaggttcacatcaaaGACAGAAGATATAAACTCAACAACAATTTCATTGCTTAAAACAAGATACACTACAATGCTATTGTTATTTTATGCACATG is drawn from Thunnus thynnus chromosome 5, fThuThy2.1, whole genome shotgun sequence and contains these coding sequences:
- the LOC137183447 gene encoding NLR family CARD domain-containing protein 3-like, with protein sequence MDAAEKTEKYPEQPQLPGSSCRFMKSDASMKGRHDFCKEAADSSITSEKSDLPASSCVSMKSDASMKGRPDFNKEDADRDPHDCSESTEMDANAIFKLVEVCGTLIWQRELRKYKRMLFPHLSQSSESENQDKDRLTTEDKQEDSSASEGALKITLHVLKDIGQRELANQLEKHIYGELDVCQRKLRQKLKKYEYIYEGVPQHGNRTLLNKVYTELYITEGASGAINDEHEVRQIEAATRRQATEEKPIKCEDIFEPLLGQDRFIRTVLTKGISGIGKTISVQKFNLEWAEGRVNQDIQLLINLPFRELNLMRDRQCTLIQLLHHFLAEAKESGISNFGKYKLVLIFDGLDECRLPLDFAHNETCCSISEPASVDELLTNLIKGNLLPSAHIWITSRPAAANRIPVDLVDRVTEIRGFNNPQKEEYFRKKISDQNMASKVISHVKSTRSLHIMCHIPVFSWISVTVLQKILEEAEMKRVEEDGDRGEMPKTLTQMYTHFLVYNSLIKTHKYPAGQEASETQSQVNMDEEMILKLGKLAFEHLMKGNMIFYENELNEYNINVNDTAIYSGIFTQISENDVGFHLERVYCFVHLSIQEFFAAMHVLHTFICNNQNLLEPQQTITTQEAPSDITSLLSSAVDKALQSENGHLDLFLRFLLGLSQTSNQTLLKSVLTTMKGSSLRNEEIVEYIKEKIRQNLSPERCINLFHCLSELNDQSLLEEIQNYLSSGRLSETELSPSQWSALVFMLLNTDELDEFDLRKYSRSEEGLLRLLPVIKESRVALLKECNLAEKCCEALAAVLSNSCLKELDLSDNDLKDSGVELLSAGLASPTCQLEKLSLPFCGITEIGCGFLAEALRSNPTHLKELDLSYNHPGQLGMELLTSVQKDIEHLTVSLNGNAECYLKSALKKYACELTMDLSTAHSLLSFSEDNKKMTRMKTSQPYPDSPERFTDWGQVLCKEGLSSRCYWEAEWTGEWTGIGVAYKGISRKAKGNDCVLGYNDQSWSLRYCQGKYTAWYKKSDASISVPFFDSKKVGVFLDWSAGTLSFYAVSSNTMTHLHTFHAKFSEQLYAGFRLGYDDTSLTLCQPEYP